The genomic DNA ttaattaataaaataaacatgGAGCAAATAAAATAAAGGATATAAATTAACTACATGTTTAATTTTTTCTTCAGTTGTTCACATATTGCTAGATGATTTTGAAGTTGTTCATCAGTCATGCCTCGTGTGTCCATTACGAGGAGTTGATGTGCTTGGATGAGTTGATCAACTTTCTTATTGTTATTATACTCTTCCAAAAGCACCATTGATTGTTGCATAGCCTGATTCAATTCATCAAGTAAGCCTACTCTTTCTCTGTCTTTCCTCTTTGCTGTCTTCTGTCCCATTGGATGAGATCGGATTTCTCTATCATCTATATCAGCAGTTATGTTAGAATTAGAAGAGTCAGTATGTGCACCTGATGATTCTGATGTTCTTGCTTTTTTTATAGCCCGTTGATCTGAGGATTAAGGAGCATACATAGGACTATCTTTCACGATTCTCCACACATGCTCATATTGGAAAGTAGTTTTAAAAGTACTCCTGTATTCTTCATGAGCTCGCACCATCAAATCCTCATCACTCCATCCGCTTGGTCGATCATTATACCATTTATTGTAGATTCCATTGTATCTATTTACGATCTTTTTTAATGAAGCCGAATGTGATTTTGCTTTCTCCGCAGTTCTCTTTTTAGCTCCCTTAGCTCGATTGGTATTGAAATATGTCACAACTTGTTTCCAAAATGACTCACTCTTCTGCGCATTACCAACTACTGAATCTTCACTCATAATTGTATAGGCCGCTGCAAGGAGCTTATCATCAGCCACTGTCCATACTGTTCGCTTGTTATGGTCTTCATCTGATTCGTTGCCCATCTATGGTGCTTGATTGAGAATAATATCGTCGGACCCTATTTCAGATGAAAATGGAGGAAAttgttgttgggaccgaaatgtagttaGAGGGGGGGTTAATAGCTCGACGCGATCACATGCTCGGCGTTGTTTGCctcttgcgatgatgtgcagcggaaatacaagaaaacaaacacacaacggtaactctagggatttacttggtatccacctcaagaagaggtgactagtccaaggatccacacactcacgcaccctccactataaaaatactccttctcggtaactaccgaaggcggagaagccttacaacctcacaatacaacaatgagaaagaaagaagcaaaatataaATGAaacttacaagattacaatgaaaactctaacttcttcttcttcttgttgcaactcacctcttgacttggatgagcctctaagaatcttcaagaactggcggtgaggaaaaAAAGATCGCTGTAGAGAGCTGCTGTGATCGCCCGTGGAGAAGAATCGAAGAACTTCCCGAAGACACGCTCGTCAACGGCTTTATTTGCgctaacggtcaaatcccaatcgattggattgctcccaatcaattggggaggctttggatcgatcggtcgatcaatccagagcgcctttatgctctctggaatcgccctgaatcgattacccgatcgattcaaggcttttCGAGTGATTTCCAGCGCTACAATCGaacggccgatcgattggaggtttcaatcgattaactgatcgattcagaagcttactgttcgctcagaaactctcccaactGATTGACCGAAAGATTagggaagtttcaatcgattacccaatcgattcagcccatttctACACGAATTCAcgtcaatcaatcgattgaccaattgattgaaccccccaatcgattggccaatcgattggaaagtagAAAACTGCATAGaacttgaaattagcttcgtttcgcatctaagatcacctcattctgttatccgagtcaaaagttatggtcttcggaagtttactacgtccgaacttcctagttccatgccaactccctattggacttacgaccgctaagaattcggtcaacttttgacccatctggactttctctttgcgcaaagtgtccggtcaaccttgacccacttgaacttaccatctcatgccaagtgtccggtcttccatgacccacttggacttccaaacaccaggtgtccggtcaaccttgacccacctagatttccacatgcttggcttcactcaccaggtctttccatctgcctagcttcactcactaggacttcccatctgcctggcttcactcaccagactttcacctaccttcaaccactaggattttcacctagcttcactcatcaggatttttccactgcccggtttcactcaccgggactttccacctgcctggcttcactcaccaggactttcacctagtttcactcactaggattttccaactgcctagcttcactcattaggtctttcacctggcttcactcacgagggtttttctttctgcctagattcactcactaggactttccagtcaagtatccggtcaatcttgacctacttgactcttcttcaaactcagactggtcaaaccctaaccagaggggaattgctccagtaatctccccaatcggatgattactgtaaaatatcggaaaataggaaatattaataagggaattttttgaaatttttcgaaatttttcggaaattttttggagctcgtatggacgagttcacgaGGATAAAAATaggacccggaaaagcctgttttggctaccccagttaagcgaggaaatgtttataattacatttcctttttcctttttattttcttaatttgttttctttttcttacctTGCCAAAACCCCCCGACGCCGCGACCTTCTCCCCCTTGCGCCCgacgcctccgagccctaaccgccggagcaCTAACCGCCGGCCGCGGTGGTTTCTTCTTCCCCTCTGCGTACAATAGCCCTCGGCTAAGGGTTTCACCTCTTCCCCTCGCCACTGCCCGTCGCCCTAGCCGTGAGATCCCGATCACTGGCCGCCGGCTCTCGGTCCCCGATCGCAACCCCGCCGGTCTCCCTTCTGCCCTAGCATCTCCACCGGTCGCCTCCTCGGTGTCgagattcttcttctcctcttccgagtgCTGACAGCCGACCAAGCTCCCTTGCCCTAAATCTGCCGACCCAGCACCACCATTTCTTGACCTAGCCAGTCATTAGAAAGCTTGCTGCCATTGTTGACGAAGCCTCAGCCCTAGCACGGTTGTCGTGAGCTCTAGTTGAGGTCGCAgggttctgccgagccctagtttccaCTGCCGAGTTCCTTCTTCACCAAATCCTTACGCTGTTAGGATTTGGGTTTTTGGCGGTGTACACTGTCATCCATTTCTCCTGCCACAGAAGGTCACCAGCAGCTAGTTGTGAGGGGTGTTTCAATTAGACACAAGGAACTGCCACCGTAGAGGTAATGGTTATGTTTTGGGAACATAGTTTGGAAGGAAAAttgatgatttggtttgtttgttttgttcccAGCAGTTGCCCCTGTTCCGACAGCCCTCATTTCAGCAGTAAACGATTAGCAGCAATCAGTggttgtgatttgaggtaaggtgtataatTTGTTCTGGTCTTAGGAGCATACTTGGAAGGAATCAAGTttatttaggtttagacctaaagcaagttgattatgtgatgttgattagggttctagatttaataggaatttgatttagTTACTGAATACATATAGTAATTAGATAAATCTGGATATGTTTGataccacaggactttgacgcgagacgagtatctcgacgttcgGATCTGAATTgattggaccatttcttttggaggcgggtacttttgacttatgtcatttgatatacatagtagtgaatttaacaagttgcattaattatgtcctttatttgtttcggttagtcactacccaatatctgatacatgattgattgattgcttgatttgcatcccatgtatactttatttgtttatacatgcttatagggggtagtgatataccatgcttcaccatgttcaggacctaggttttataccttctgtgtacctttgaattgttttgattcgttgacctatgatgcacttttatatacatgtggattaggtcaggatattttgtggttagtgtcatgcaccatttgcatgattgcatgctgtgcgatagtccgctccattattgttgagcacatcgccagttacatggatctgcacacaccaccactcatgggttagtggtcgattcaggcagagtatgttgcagcagggactctgttaggcaccgttggtccgttcatgggtagtgtgacataacgtgttatccggcagggattcctccctgtcactgtgtaccgggagatgagagcattgcgctcccccatttatgatttggggtaggaggataggtgtactccgacagcatcccgtccactcggtcactcatcaggagtagtgacgacagagtgcacggttgtcacagccctacccacacggcctcactattgtgtgtgagatgatcgactgacgtcaggggtgaccaggacgcatcattggcttcatatgcatgatgcatttattgcttgtgtttgtgtttgctgcatttatatgctgcttattgtttggatacctatgtttgacatgcatacaggattcctataccactaggactgtttgaccttatactcaggtcctggttagtacagtttctctcctgtttacttcatatgcatatttttatctttcttatatcaggagattgtacgtatgattagtgctaggtgtcatttccctactttgtatatcaattgtacctgctgagtgttggactcaccccgccttcattgttgatattttcaggttgatgctgtcaagagagagttccagttactggtccctgcagacctcgaggatatgattgattttctttttgtttcttttctgttctagactgtttttgaacttgttatgttttggattattctacttatggacattgtatggattttattatgtcgatggatttagatttggatttattctactacatgcctgcctggacggcagaagaggtgagttcatcggatttgagctttacgagtgtagtggagtagggttgatttcgagtcagggtattatctttctgtttacttatataaactgcgtggtgatggtttattttgttgttattattccagccgcatgtggctgaggtatttagtgcttgtagaaaagtttcagattgtccaccgtactggggagatgctgccgaaattttctcggacaaagactcctctggggcgtgacaatttagtggtatcagagcacagttatacgatcttttgttttcgtatttttaatgtttgggataacctgataccattttatttacttggtattagagcgccaagtttggcgatacttgttggattttcgagatgtatctgataccaatttattggtatcagagcaggttatggatacatgcttttggtgttctggatttttggatgtctatttcggtttgtacggatttccgttatggttatgtttcggacttccgtttcggatttatatggtttttcggtgattttcatgttcggaattttgaggtcaggagttggggactggacaacgatggaacatctccagatggcaaataggtatgatgtttattttatgacagttaggacatctattagcactttatctttattacctgtctggttgttgtagccatattacatgtgatgggatagccactgatcttggtcgaccctaatagagatcaaggattatagtctctggtgatttttcatatcataccatcagtagttttagcttctgttactactattaggagatggaggcacatatcagcctctgctattgttagctggctaatggatgatacctacatattcctgttgacttagctagtagagtttttatactcatatcttttggatattaaggtacccgatacgatgaaaattggtcattgaggAGTTAGcaagtttgatcattgttgagaatggtttgaggttgagggatattgtgagatcagatactgtgatatgttgatttctaatggcttgtgagagtaaatgttatgtggttgtctgatgatctattactggatatttgttttgatggtgacatagtgagtgtcaactattttgatgatctattagttgggttgtcgttgatggtgacatagtgagtgtcatgtatgatattcacaggtttgatgattatagttggtgatcagattataaatcgggtgctagagagtttacggtttgGTGTGCCtatgaaattttaataaatctggttagttatggttagttaacaggatgataaaattgatatttgcttcttctgatattggactatgtggataaataatgatttgatgttgtgaatgctaacttgctctcatggggagtagagatttattcatctgatattatgtgggttgatatttttgaggataaaaatgagagtgtcttgatgatcttgaattctaactttttcttttgggtcgtacacatttatacataggatattatgtgggctgacattttctagttgagttgatgtaattagtgttgaattgacccatgaactgatttagttatttgacaatttatttgggggtcaagttgtaacttgctctggtgtctataaagatggatcccttcggatagttctgtatggattatggatcaatgaactggtaggatttttgttgtgctgcctttggttgtcatagttgaaaatttttctgggtcTGTTGAGTGGATACATGTATGGAACATGATATCCGGTTGATTATGATTGGATTGGTTTGTGAATCCTAGCAAAATTTTTGATCATATAACTCCATATGAGTGATTAGTAATGGTTTCAGATATTGAGGATATAAATTTGATTGAAGTGTTAAATGTAACCAATTTTTCATCAATGTCAAGGCTGGATGAAAATGGTTTAGTGTTGTGTCggatttggataacatagaaggtaaaatagggaatgtcaggttgattgaattaaatatgctgattaggtatatctatgtggtgtatacttgtccagttatgatgattgtgggtgtctagtagattatacccgagtggttagacatacatgtctgattgtttattggaggtatttgtcaattaaaaactatgttgtggaatatgcacatatgtttgagtgttttattggatgtatcttattgatttaatttgagttgtgatatgtgcagatgtgttcggtgtaatattcgaggtattttattgattatatttgatttgtggatgcacttgtgtctattaggttttgttggaagtattacgttgattatactcttggcataggtgtatatatgccatgtgaggttgtttgaggtgtattgtcgattatacctatgttgatatatgcacatgggttcggtaggtattgttggaggtatcacactgatttatacctgtgctatgagtgtgtttggtgtgtacaaatgggaggattatgtcgatcacacatatgttgtgtgagcaagtttgtcaggtgtattgttggtagcagcatgattctacttatgttgaatgcaggatgtagagtgtctgcattatgtcatttgttggattaccctgtcaacccatattcttatcaATGAGTgattcactacgatgttgatagatttgaggatgagtttgatttgtttactaggttgtttatacctttggctgcccacagtgatatgtggttgagtgatctcgtgcagcccctagttggatagttaggtgccttggacacttatggatcgtttgtggtggagcggagttcccacatatacatatttcgaattgcttgtagcggagcattgctcccatatctattgcagatacatgatatagattatttgtagtggagtgttacttctgcatattgaggatttcttgtggtagagcgttgctcccacatatgtggtattttctgtgatggagcattgctctcacactggaggatctatgcttagatgatttatatcgttggtgatcatatttcaaaCTTATTGTcaaggatcttatggttagaaatgtctgtgatatggagattatgtgtcatgattttaccattagggtttgggaagccttagaggtttttcagagacttgatgattttggtatttccattgtctttgttgacggtgttgtgatctatttcggatccacggtgagttaagcacttcatctttgtatagttctagagatgcttcgatggaaacgtctagatgtgaagatcagtagtgcgtattttggttgtcttctgtgagatgtttgagacacacgggcatcagtaggagtataccgtggttccacatgagatcgaggttgttaccgttgggagtagacggagtctataaaagaggctcgcaacttcctttgtttggctcgatatttccggagatacgttgagggtttctcttagatagctatgtcactgacacgcttggcctggaaaggcgtgaagttcacttggactgaggatgacaagaccaacttctaggagctgaagcagagactagtgtcggctccgattttgaatttttaccttctggagaggacagatatgtcctctacaccgacgtaTCTATTCAGGGtgtgagcgctgttctgatgcagcacgatatagtagtctcctatgcttctcgttggttgaaggatcatgagaagaactacctgtacatgatctggagtaagtcgccattatttttgccatgaagatttggcgacattatttatatggcgttacattttaGATtatcactgaccataagagtctcgaatatctgtttacttagaaggaacttaatctccaacagaggagatggatggagttcctgaaggattatgattgtaccattagctatcacccggggagagctaatgtggttgccgatacgcttagcagaaagtccggagggactttagcttgccaccgagttgtggtcacagacttgatttaaggtttctccgatttgggccttgaggggtaaggacagacagagcagggtactctggttaccatggttgctcagtcgttgatcaggacaaggatacgagagccataggctgctgatcagtatttgcagtttatttatagccagatagcttccgggcagcagaccgagttcacccgagacgaggagggtgttatacactaccgaggcagattttgcgtgcttcagtctcatccggtcttacgggGGCTACTTCATgaagctcatcgctctcgatttgctgtccacctaggcggtacccatatgtaccaagatttgaggtgtttctattggtggaacgacatgaaggacgacatgaaggaagacatcgcggattttgtagctagatgtcttgtctgttagcaagtgaaggccgagcaccaaggatctgccggcttacttcagcagattcctatttctgagtggaagtgggatcacattactatggactttgtggtgggtttgccgaggacacgacgaggccatgacgcgatttgggtaatcgttgatcgattaaccaaatccgcgtacttcttagcgatctggaggactgatcccctggatcgatttacagatctatattgtcgggagatcatcagactacatggtgtttcgttgagtatcatttcggatagagatccacggttcacatctcgtttctggcagagtctgcagcaggccttgggcacgcagctccgatttagtatagccttccatccacagacatatggacagtcagagcggaccattcagactttagaggacctgctgaggtcatgtgttatggattttggaggcagttgggaggaccatctgccgttagtagagtttgcttacaacaacagctttcattcggctatccagacgacaccgtttgaggcgttgtatggtagaccttgtcggacacccgtcctctgggatgaggttggagaggcccagttgttgggacctcatagagttcagcaggatgcagagttggtccgtactatcagacggaggatgtcagaggcgcaggatcgtcagaagagttatgctgatcggagacgcagaccactagagttctctgttggcgaccatgtatttctgcgagtttcacccacaaaaagggtgaagagatttggcctcagaggtaagctagctccgcggtacattggccctttcgagatcttggagaggatcggagcggtagcttaccgactggcactaccaccgtcccagtcaggcgtgcacgatgtattccaagtatcgatgctgaggagatacgtgcctgacccgacgcatgtgctgacagatatcccagttccagttcagcctgacattacatatgaggaggttccggtacggattctcgaccggaaagagcatcagttgcggaacaagactatccggctggttaaagtcggatggcagcatcattcggatgaggaggctacttgggagcttgaggatatgatccgagctcgatatccccaccttttcacatgaggtatgtgattttatttatcgttcagcatttatgctttacctattgttagtacttgctgatggtagataacgaaatttggggaccaaatttttattagtgggggagaatgtaaaataccggaaaataggaaatattaataaggaaaattttcgaaatatttggaaatttttcgggaatttttcggagctcgtatggacgagttcacggggataaaaatagggcccggaaaagcctgttttggctaccccagttaagcgaggaaatgtttataattacatttcctttttcctttttattttctttatttgttttctttttcttacctTGTCGAAACCCCCCGACGCCGCGACCTTCTCCCCCTTGCGCCCgacgcctccgagccctaaccgccggagcaCTAACCGCCGGCCGCGGTGGTTTCTTCTTCCCCTCTACGTACAATAGCCCTCGGCTAAGGGTTTCACCTCTTCCCCTCGCCACTGCCCGTCGCCCTAGCCGTGAGATCCCGATCACTGGCCGCCGGCTCTCGGTCCCCGATCGCGACCCCGCCGGTCTCCCTTCTGCCCTAGCATCTCCACCGGCCGCCTCCTCGGTGTCGAGATTCTTCTTCTCCTATTCCGAGCGCCGACAGCCGACCAAGCTCCCTTGCTCTAAATCTGCCGACCCAGCACCGCCATTTCTTGACCTAGCCAGTCATTAGAAAGCTTGCTGCCATTGTTGACGAAGCCTCAGCCCTAGCACGGTTGCCGTGAGCTCTAGTTGAGGTCGCAGGGTTCTGCAGAGCCCTAGTTTCCACTGCCGAGTTCCTTCTTCACCAAATCCTTACGCTGTTAGGATTTGGGTTTTTGGCGGTGTACACTGTCAGCCATTTCTCTGGCCATAGAAGGTCACCAGCAGCTAGTTGTGAGGGGTGTTTCAGTTAGACACAAGGAACTGCCACCGTAGAGGTAATGGTTATGTTTTGGGAACATAGTTTGGAAGGAAAAttgatgatttggtttgtttgttttgttcccAGCAGTTGCCCCTGTTCCGGCAGCCCTCATTTCAGCAGTAAACGATTAGCAGCAATCAGTggttgtgatttgaggtaaggtgtataatTTGTTCTGGTCTTAGGAGCATACTTGGAAGGAATCAAGTttatttaggtttagacctaaagcaagttgattatgtgatgttgattagggttctagatttaataggaatttgatttagTTACTGAATACATATAGTAATTAGATAAATCTGGATATGTTTGataccacaggactttgacgcgagacgagtatctcgacgttcgGATCTGGATTGATTAGACcatttcttttggaggcgggtacttttgacttatgtcatttgatatacatagtagtgaatttaacaagttgcattaattatgtcctttatttgtttcggttagtcactacccaatatctgatacatgattgattgattgcttgatttgcatcccatgtatactttatttgtttatacatgcttatagggggtagtgatataccatgcttcaccatgttcaggacctaggttttataccttctgtgtacctttgaattgttttaattcgttgacctatgatgcacttttatatacatgtggattaggtcaggatattttgtggttagtgtcatgcaccatttgcatgattgcatgctgtgcgatagtccgctccattattgttgagcacatcgccagttacatggatctgcacacaccaccactcatgggttagtggtcgatttaggcagagtgtgttgcagcagggactctgttaggcaccgttggtccgttcatgggtagtgtgacataacgtgttatccggcagggattcctccctgtCACTGTGTACTGGGAGAttagagcattgcgctcccccatttatgatttggggtaggaggataggtgtactccgacagcatcctgtccactcggtcactcatcaggagtagtgacgacagagtgcacggttgtcacaaccctacccactcggcctcactattgtgtgtgagatgatcgactggcgtcaggggtgaccaggacgcatcattggctttatatgcatgatgcatttattgcttgtgtttgtgtttgctgcatttatatgctgcttattgtttggatacctatgtttgacatgcatacaggattcctataccactcggactgtttgaccttatactcaggtcctggttag from Zingiber officinale cultivar Zhangliang chromosome 4A, Zo_v1.1, whole genome shotgun sequence includes the following:
- the LOC121972858 gene encoding glutathione S-transferase T3-like, producing MGNESDEDHNKRTVWTVADDKLLAAAYTIMSEDSVVGNAQKSESFWKQVVTYFNTNRAKGAKKRTAEKAKSHSASLKKIVNRYNGIYNKWYNDRPSGWSDEDLMVRAHEEYRNQRAIKKARTSESSGAHTDSSNSNITADIDDREIRSHPMGQKTAKRKDRERVGLLDELNQAMQQSMVLLEEYNNNKKVDQLIQAHQLLVMDTRGMTDEQLQNHLAICEQLKKKLNM